In Ruminiclostridium josui JCM 17888, the genomic window TATTGTAAATTTCTATGGTGCCTTTAGAACAATAAAGTACAGTACTTTTATCCATATCCCCATAATAAGTCCAGCTTGCTGCCAATGTACCAATAATCCCGGATTTTGTTCTCAACAGACAAACACTATTGTCAGGAGTTTCAACTAATTCTCCATTTTCACGCTTTTTATCCCTAACAGCGGAGAAAGCTTTTATTTGATTTATACGATCATCTATTAGCCATTCAATTAAGTTTAATTTATGGACACCAAGATCTGCCAAAACTCCTGTCGATGAACTTTCGTCATCAAAAAACCATGAATTCATGCTTTGATTTACACTCCAGTACTCCGGCCCTCTATGTCCGAAAGTGGTTCGAAAACTAAGTACTCTTCCCATTTCACCGCTTTTAACTATTTCTCTTGCTTTTTTGTGGGCGAACTCAAGTTTCATGTCATGGGCAATCATTAGACACTTTTTTGTTCTGGCTGCAGCTTCCAACATTTCTTTCCCTTCGTCAATGGTCACAGCTATCGGCTTTTCGCACAAAACATGTTTTCCTGCTTCCATGGCAGCAATGCTCATCTTTGCATGATATTTATTGGGTGAGCATATACAAACTGCCTGCACTGCCGGGTCCTCCAGCATCTTTTCATAATCTGAATATACCTTTCCTCCATATTTTAATGCAAGAAATTCTGCTTTTTCATTAGAAGGGTTAAAATAACCGATAATTTTAGATAATGGATTAGTAGCAAATTCCGGAGCGTGACGATATCTTGCAATAGCTCCGCATCCTACAATACCTACTCCAATCATTTTTATATCTCCTTTATAGACAATTTTTTAGATAAACCATCAACTTCTTTTTTCTTTGATACTTTTTCCTCTAACCCATCTTTAAATACTAAAATGAATGGCAGGAACATAACTGCATTGACAATCAGTGGTACACTCCAGAAAGCGGAGTAATTAACAACTCCCGCTACAGTTGTTTCAAACATTGTTACAGCCCTTCCAGCAGACAAGTTTCCTAAGGACGCACCTACTCCATATGCAAGCATTATTATTATCTGCTGAACTCCCGGCCGGGCCGTACTATCTTTGCATTGGCTGTCAAGGTAGATACACGATGCAGTGAAAAAGAAGGCTGATGCCATACCATGACAAACAAGTGCAGATACTACAGTCGGAAAAGCGGGACTTATAAGCAGTGCCACAAATCTCCACAAATTACTTACCAGACCGATTATCAACACCTTTTTGAAGTCCTTGCGTACTATAAAGTATCCAAGAACTCCAAGTGCCACAGCCTCAGCTATTTGTGCCACACTCATCAAGGGCATAATATTAGCTTCTCCGTAATTGCTCTGCTGTAAATAAGGTCCGATACCAAACAAATAGTATTGAAATGAGGTAAATGTAATAAAAACCATTGCCGCAAGAAACAGATTTTGTGGCTTTGTAAAAACGGCCAGTGCTTCTCGCGGTACAAGAGACTTTCGACTGCCAGGCTTTATTTTTTTAACAGGCAAAGAAAAGGTATACATAAATAGTATAAAGGAAATGGCTGCTGAGATTTTTAATGCATCCGCCATCCTGTTTATGGCCATAATACCTGAGAGATCTCTTATCCACACAAAGCTAAATAGCCATCCGGCCGCTATCCAACCGATAGAGCCCCACATCTGGATACCGCCAAAATTTTTCTTTGCATTCTCCTCATGATGGAATACTACTGCAGATACGCATCCATTTGTACATCCAAAGGATAGTGTATAAAGTAAATATGAAACAAGCACCAATTCAAACCTTGTCTGAAGCGTAAGTATAGTCATAAATACTGCAGCAACCAAATGGCAAATTCCAAGAAGGCGATTTACTGTTAATATTTTATCTGCAATCAACGTTCCCATAACAGATGATAAAATTGTAGTTATCCCCGATACTGAAAGTATAATTCCTGTTTGATCCCCGGAAAAATTCAGGCATTTTATTAAGTATAAACTCATAATCGGACAAGTTATTCCTGAAATAAAGAATTGTAAAAACATTAGCAAAGAGAGTCTTGATCTTATAAAATTATTATTTTTCGTATTTTTCATAGCACTCCCTTCTCTAAGCTGTAAGGCCCTTTAGCAATTTTTCTTCTTTTATCCAGTCTGCAGGTTCTATAGGATCGAATACAGTCCTTATTTTCTGCGGTCCACTGAAGCTGCGTGCATTTTCCAGTACATCAATTATTTCCATTACATGAAGTGCATGGCTCATATCCAAACGGCATTTTCTTTTATGTAAAATAGCATCCGCGAGTTCTGCTACTCCTTTTGCCCAGTCCACATTTACTTCATCCTGGCTTCTGAACTTAAAATCTTCGGGTCTTTCAAATTCATATTCTTTCTTCTCCGTTAAATATACATGTGAGTTCTCACGGTTTTTGGAATCGGAAGTTATCCTCTTCTGAATGTATACTTTTTGTTGAACATTCCAATACAAATCATCAGTAGTAATTACTCCCTCATCCCCTACAATCATCAGTGAATGATTATGTGGTGCAACTGAGCCTATTGTCAATCTTGCTACCATACCTGATCTGAATTCCAGGCATGCTTCGCTATAATCCGGCCCAAGGTCTTCTATCCTGTCTTTATTTATTTTATTTGGTACAAGGCAACGAGTGTATGCCTGAACTTCCTTAACAGGTCCGAAAAATGCAGTAAGTAATGTAAGGCAATACCCTGCATGTTCCAAAAGACTTCCTACCCGAAACTCGTTTTCATATGGCCATTCAGTTCCTGTTCTGCTTATCCAAGTCCAGTAACGCATATTATGTACAGCACCGTCGTCAAGCTGTGCGTATGCAAGAATAGGATGTCCGATTTCTTCGTCTCTCAAGGCTTTCATTATTCCCTGTGCATATTCTCCTAAAAGAATGCTCGGTGCCGATGCAATAAATAACTTTCTTTCTTTTGCCAAGTTCACCAGCTTTGATGCTTCATCAAAATCCATTCCCATAGGCTTTTCAGTGTATACATGTTTATTAGCCATAAGCACTGCTCTTGAAACTTCATAATGGCTGTGTGGATTTGTGCAATTTAAAACAATTGCTATCTCCTGCTCCTTCAGTAAATCCTCAACAGTGCTGAAATGCTTAGCTCCATAAAACTTTGCAAACTTTTTTGCTCTGTCGATATTAATATCCGTTACTCCTACAAGCTCTAGCTCGGGGTGGTTCGGTAGTGTTGTTGCATAGTAATTAGCGATATAACCGCATCCTACAATACCAATTTTCATAATAGTTAATCCTCCGATTCTTCATAGTATCTTAGTTTGATCACGGCCAATTCAATGTAACCGGCGTTTGTGTGTATTTTGCAATATAACGGTCCGTTATTGTATATCATTATAAAGTTACCAATTTGAGTTGGGTAGTTATAACATTTATATAACCTTATCCAATTCAAACTGCCATATTTTACGAAATTATATATAAAAAGCTACAAGAAAGTAACCTTTTTGTAATTGTAAAGTAACTTTAATATAAATTTCTTTAAAACTATGATAAAATATTAATATTCATAATAAAAGACGTGTATTTTTAGGGGCAAATTAAAACTTTATATTTGATACATATATGCAGCTGATACATATATACGGCTATTCTTCTATTTTTTAATTCTTTCAGATATTCTTTTGTTTATCTTTATGTTCCTATTTATACATTTCTTTTTTTGAAAATTTCGTAAATTCAAAATGAAGTGGAGAGATTATGAACTTAAAGAAGATTAAAAGTTTGATAAGTGATATACCTAAGAAAATTAGCAATTATAAAAATAAATATCCTTCAAAATATAAATATATAATTATTTCATGTTCAGGTGCAGCAGCCTTGGCACTAACGGCAGCAATTGCTTTTACTCTGCCTACCTCAAGCTCAAAATTCGTTGCTACAGGTAAACAGGAAAGCACAGCTTCAGTACCTAACAAAACAACACCCCAGAAGTATTCGAAAACCACGTCTGAATCAACTGTTTTAAATAAAACATCCCGTGGTAGTAATCCTATGAATCCTTTACAAGGAGATATTATAAAGTTAGGAGTTAAAGATAGTACTGTAACTGTTATTCAAAAAAAACTTATGGAGTTGGATTATCTAGAAATTGATGAACCAACTGAAGAATTCGGAGAGCCGGTGAAATTCGCAATAGAATTATTTCAACGAAAAAATAAGTTACCTATAACCGGTGAAGTTGATGCCAAAACATACGAGCTTTTGCTTTCAGAAGATGCAAAAGAGTATACAGTTTATCTCGGGGCGGAAGGTACTGATGTACAGCAACTTCAAGAACGTCTGTATGAATTGGGCTACATAAATAAAGCAACTGGTTATTTCGGTACAGATACCGACACCGCTGTAAAGGAGTTTCAGAAAAGAAACGGTCTTTACGATGACGGTAATGTAGGTAAGCAGACAAGAGAAATTTTATATTCGGCAAAAGCAGTTCCAATGTCCTTTTACTTGGGCGATGAAAACAGTGAAATACTTCAATATAAACAGAGATTATACGAGCTTGGTTATCTGACTGCAAAACCCAACGGCAAGTATGACGATGATACCGTTCTTGCAGTAAAGCGTTTTCAGGAAAATAACGGTTTGATTTCTGATGGTTTTATAGGTCCGGTTACAAAAGATTTGCTTATGTCTGCAGATGCAACTGAAAATGCACTGGATATAGGCGATAGCGGAGAGGATGTAACAAAAGTTCAGACATACCTTAAAAAGCTTGGATATTTGAAAGGTGTAACTGGTTATTTCGGCTCCGACACACATAATGCTGTTCTTAACTTCCAGTCTAGAAATGGTTTGGGACAGGACGGTAAAGTAGGTTCACAAACTATAGCAAAACTTTTATCTCCAAATGCAAGAAAATGGACCGGCAGTTCAGGAAGCAGCTCAAGCGGTAACAATTCAGAAGGTTCAAGTAATTCTGGTGGAGGAACCAATTCCGGTGGAAACAGTGGTGGAAGCTATGTAAGTCCTAGCGTTGAGCGACTTATTTCAGTTGCAAAATCAAAACTGGGTAGCAGGTATGTATATGGTGCAAAAGGGCCAAATACCTTTGATTGTTCGGGATTTGTTTACTGGGTATTAAAGAATTCAGGAGTCAAACAAAGTTATATGACCTCGGGAGGATGGGCCGGAAATGGTAGATATAGAAGGATTTCCAGTATGAGTAGTATTAAACGCGGTGATATTATTACATACAACGGACATGTGGGTATTGCATTAGGCGGCAACCAAATGATTGATGCATCGTCAAGTCAGGGACGAGTTCGTATTACAAATATAACTTCTTCCTATTGGACAAGGAATTTTATTTGTGCATTTAGAATATTTTAATTACCCTAAAAATGACTAACCTAAGACCAACAATAAATGGGTCCGGTTAGTCATTTTTTTCAGTTAATACAACGTTATATATTGCATTTTTAACCAAATTTCCATCAAGTATGTTTACTAATTATCAAAAGACCAATAAGCCTTATTCAGGTATCATATCTATAATCTTTTCAAGTAATATGTAAACTGTTGTAGCAAAGTACTTGGGCCACTTGTCATTGCAATTAATATGTAGTGTTCTTGCTCTTTCAATAGCTTGTCTGATTTTTAATTCATTGTAATGTTTCGAAGATATATGCTTATCTTTTTTCATTGGTGCTTTAGCATCTCTTCGCAATCTGTTACGAAAATGACTTGTAGGCTTGTAAGGTTGGTTGTCCGTGACTGCAAATGATTTATCTTCCTCAGTTGCTTCAAGATGGTGCAGCAGCAACCATATTTCAAAGAAAGGGTTACTAATCGCATACCCATAGCGCTTTTCATCACACTTTTTTATAGTATCATTCCACTCATTAATCCAAATCGATGAAGTGTTATTATCAACATCTGTAACAATCCAGAATTCATCTTCGGGATACTTTGAAAATTGATATATTTCTTCTTTCTCAGCCTTGAATTGTTCAATTCGTTCCAAAAGTTGCTTTGGACGACTCTTACTGAGCAACAATTTTTGTTCAGGCGTTCTGAATTTATAATTTGTATTCACAGCGTCTTCAGCAACTGAAATAAACTGAATTTTAGTTTTGATTTTATCAAAAATTTTTGAAACAATTTCAAAATACTCTTCTTCAGTGACACTTCCTTCAAATGATAGAAAAATTATTTTACTTGTAGTAGGCCGAACTTCCCGATAAGGATTTTGAACATTAAAAGGCGGTTTTCGACTCGTAATACTAAGCATTAACAATCCCTCCTTATCATAGGAACAGCACCAAATCGACCATTTAAATATCCCTTTAAATAATCTTGCCCTTGCTTGATTTCAAAATCTGAAAAAGGTTTCAAATGAGATTCACCGAATTCATTTTTTTGAATGAACCAAATTTCTTCTTGTCTAAAATCATTAAGATTTATCAAGTTAACATCATGTGCTGTAAAAACAATCTGATTATATGTTTCCTGGCAATTGCAAATAAATTCATTTAACAAATGCTGAGACAATTTAGTGTGGAGGCTACGATCTATTTCATCAACAAAGTAAATCATTGTACTTTTTCTGTCCATAGCAAACAATATAGGTAACAAATCTAACAATCTTTTAGTTCCATCAGATTCTTCATCGATATCAAATTTTACTGTTGAACCATTTAGAAGATGTTCAAACTTAATTTGTAGAAAAACAGTTCTCTTGTTTTTGTTTTCTGAAAAAATGAAATATTTCCCATTTAAGTTGACGATTCCGTTTTTAATTTCTTCTATGTCCTCAATAATTTTTTTGGGTAAATCTAATTTTTCAGATAGTTCAGGAAAGTCAATTTCATCACTGACCACAGAAATATTAAATACACCTGTATCTAATTTTTTTAAGTTATCAGAAATGAAACTTCTAAAATCAATATCTTCCTTCATTCTGATAGGCAACCCTTGTATTTTTGTGTGAGGAAAAATTATTTGTAATCCTTTAAACCATTTAACTATTTCTTCCGCCTTTTTTATACCGTTATCATGTAGCTTATAAAGAAAAAGCTGATTCTTTTGATTTTCCTGAATGCCTTCCTTTAAGGCTTCAGCTAGCTTTCTTTCCTTTAAGTCTTTGTGTGCAAATTGCGGCCCTATATCGATCTCTGTTTTTCCATTTAATTCAGTGACACGAGTAAACAAAGGAGCAAAATCTTTTTCGGTTAACACCATAAGCCATTCTTCGTATACTTGACGTCGGTCTAATGTAAAACCATATTCATACACTTCCTCGTTTAAATAAAACACAAACTGAAATGTAGAAATATTTTTTAAATCTTCAAAATTTCCTCTAAACTGATCAATCCCTGTACTTTTCCCACTTTTTTGACCTTCAACAATAAAATCTTTAGCAAATTTAAGTGATTCGATAAATGTCGTCTTTCCTGAAGCATTAGGACCAAAAAACCCACCTCTACGGAGCACTCTCCAATCGCCAGCTTTAGTTTTTATTGTTTTTAAAAATCTATCATCGTTAATACTTTGGACAGGCAACATACTGAATTCAACAGGGTGACCTATAGATTTATAATTGCTTACAATATATTTTAATAGCATAATTTTCCTCCATTCTTATTGAATTCGGCCCTTCCAGCCAATGCACTTGTTTCTTTTGTGAGTCTGTTGAAAGCTTATTTAAATGTAAATACTTAATCAAAAAACACTTTCAATTTACACTAATCTATTATATTATATTTCCAGTAATCGAAAAATACAAGGATGTGATATCCACGTAACAGTAGTTTTCTACAAAAAAATCCGCCGGTTTTTCGCCGACGGATAAATTAGGAGTATTATTTATAGAAGATTAAAATTAGTCTATTTTAATTACTGCCTTAACAACATCCTGCTTGTTGTTTATTACATAATCAAATGCATTTGCAACATCATCAAAATCAAATTCGTGTGTTACTATACCTGTTATGTCAATAATACCTTTTGATATAGCCTTTATAGCTGTAGGGTATATATTTTTGTAACGGAATACGGATTTAATTGTAGCTTCCTTTGCCATAATTTTTGCAAAGTTGAATTCTATTATATCCTGTGGAGCCAAACCTACAAGAACAATTGTACCGCCATTTTTAATCATGTATGGAGTCTGTGAAATAGTCCTTGCAGACCCTGCAGTTTCTATAACAATATCCACTCCCTTTTTATTGGTGAGTTTGTCTATCTCTGCGAACACGTCAGTTTCTGCTGCATTTATTGTATTTGTGGCCCCAAGTTTTTTTGCATATTCCAGCCTCTTTGGTATTACGTCAACTACAGTAATGTCAGTTGCACCGTTTGCTTTACATGCAAGCAATGTAACAAGTCCTATTGTACCTGCTCCAAGAATAACAACTGAACTTCCAAGCTTCACTTCTCCCTGGTTTGCTGCGTGCATACCAACAGCCAAGGGTTCAACTAATGCTCCCTCTTTTGTTGTTATGTTTTCAGGGAGCTTAAAGCACATATTTTCCGGGAAAGCAATATAATTCATTAATGAACCGTGGTATGGCGGTGTTGCCAAAAATTCAACATCGGGGCAAAGATTATATCTTCCTGATTTACAGAACTCGCATTGTCCGCAAGTTATTCCCGGCTCCAAAGCAACCTTATCTCCCACCTGTAAGTTTTGCACTCCGCTGCCAATTTCAACAACAGTACCGGCACATTCATGTCCAAGTATGAAATCCCCGTTTACTATAAAATCACCAATTTTTCCATGCTCAAGATAATGTACATCTGAACCGCAGATTCCTACATACTCAAGTTTTACAAGCACATCTTTTTCTCTGAGTTTTGGAACCTCGATGTCCCTTATCTCTATTTTGTTTATTCCGGTCATATAAGCCGCTCTATTTTTCATAATAAAAACCTCCATACCATAAATTATCCCTTAAATTTATCTTTAAATCAACTTTATTATCGACTTTTATAAAATGCTTTAATTAACTTTCTTTTTTTTTTAATTACACACTTAATAATTTAAATATACAATACAAAGATACGTGAATAAAAACTTTTTCACGTACCTTTGCATTTTTAATAGTACAATATTACTTAATAGCTCCTGACTTCTTCAATATTTCTATATATTCCTGTACGTTATCTTTATTTACAAGTGGGTTTCCAATATCTGTATCAATCTGTTTTTCTGCACCAGTTAAGAGTTTGTTACTTGTATCAAGTAATTTTGTAGCAAGGTCATATGCACTCTGCATACAAGTTGAAGTCATTCTGCCTTCCTGAATCAAGAGCAATGCTTCTGCTGTTCCATCAACACCATATGCAAGCATGTTTTTGAACTTAGGGTTATCTTTAACTACTTCAAGTGCTCCAGCAGCCATGTTATCATTCATTGAAATAACTGCATCAATCTTGTCATTTGACTGTATCCAGTCTTCCATATACTTCATAGCTTCGTCTTTGTTCCAGTTTGCAATCTGTTCACCAACAATTTTAACATCTGGGCGTTTTTCAAAGAATTCTTTCTGCCAGCTCTTACGTCTTTCATCAGCATGGAAGTTTCCTGAAGGGCCATCTAGCACTACAACTTTTGCATTTTGAGGAATCTGCTCTAATGCTGCACGAGCATTTACTGCAGCCTGTTCATATGGATTTGCGTCTACTGAAGATGCTCCTTCAATTCCTGAAATACGAGCATTAGTTGTTATTGCATGTATACCTGCCTTAACTACTTTTTCAACATATGGTCTTTGAGCTTCACCATTATTTGGCTGAACAATAACCAGATCATACTTGTTTGTAATAGCATTTTCAATCATTGAGTTTTCAGTATCGTCATTTGCCTGACCATCGAATACATCAAGCTTAATATCAGGATACTTCTTTGCTTCATCCTTTACAGCATTTGCAAGCCAAGCTGCAAATGAGTCAGATTGGGCACGAGCTATATATGCTACCTTATAGCTCTTTGAACCACCATCTCCGCCGGAAGATGTTGAATCGGAAGTCTTGTTTGCACCTGTTCCACATGCTGCCAGAAAAGTAATTGCCAGTGACATTGATAGTACGCTAATTAATTTCTTCTTCATATGTGCTTCCATCCTTTTTAATAGATTTTTATAAATTTTTATTATTTAAACAGCAATGCTGTTTAATTTGAAGTAAGTTTATTTCTTTGCTTCTTTATTGTTTTTTGCATTTTCTTTGTCTTCTATTCTTCCAAGTGTACTTCTTGTTCTACGATTTTTTGACTGAATATCATATATAACAGCAAGGGCTATTATTGCACCCCTTACAATCTGCTGCATGTAAGAATCTACACTGGTGAGGTTCATAATATTATCAAGGAAGCCTACTATAAATGCACCCGCCAATGTACCTGTTGCAGTTCCAACACCACCTGAGAAGCTAGTTCCACCGATGATGGCCGCTGTTAAGGCTGTAAATTCATAGTTTACAGCACCATTTGGAAGACCTGCATTAACACGGGACATGAACAATACTCCTGCCAACCCAACGAAAATACCATTAATTATAAATGCAG contains:
- a CDS encoding Gfo/Idh/MocA family protein; the protein is MIGVGIVGCGAIARYRHAPEFATNPLSKIIGYFNPSNEKAEFLALKYGGKVYSDYEKMLEDPAVQAVCICSPNKYHAKMSIAAMEAGKHVLCEKPIAVTIDEGKEMLEAAARTKKCLMIAHDMKLEFAHKKAREIVKSGEMGRVLSFRTTFGHRGPEYWSVNQSMNSWFFDDESSSTGVLADLGVHKLNLIEWLIDDRINQIKAFSAVRDKKRENGELVETPDNSVCLLRTKSGIIGTLAASWTYYGDMDKSTVLYCSKGTIEIYNNPRYPLIVTKSDNEKICYNFNKQETSGIADSFLDSIVNGTIPAISGEEGLRALKLVMACAEAQAKDKTVNVYD
- a CDS encoding MFS transporter codes for the protein MKNTKNNNFIRSRLSLLMFLQFFISGITCPIMSLYLIKCLNFSGDQTGIILSVSGITTILSSVMGTLIADKILTVNRLLGICHLVAAVFMTILTLQTRFELVLVSYLLYTLSFGCTNGCVSAVVFHHEENAKKNFGGIQMWGSIGWIAAGWLFSFVWIRDLSGIMAINRMADALKISAAISFILFMYTFSLPVKKIKPGSRKSLVPREALAVFTKPQNLFLAAMVFITFTSFQYYLFGIGPYLQQSNYGEANIMPLMSVAQIAEAVALGVLGYFIVRKDFKKVLIIGLVSNLWRFVALLISPAFPTVVSALVCHGMASAFFFTASCIYLDSQCKDSTARPGVQQIIIMLAYGVGASLGNLSAGRAVTMFETTVAGVVNYSAFWSVPLIVNAVMFLPFILVFKDGLEEKVSKKKEVDGLSKKLSIKEI
- a CDS encoding Gfo/Idh/MocA family protein, which encodes MKIGIVGCGYIANYYATTLPNHPELELVGVTDINIDRAKKFAKFYGAKHFSTVEDLLKEQEIAIVLNCTNPHSHYEVSRAVLMANKHVYTEKPMGMDFDEASKLVNLAKERKLFIASAPSILLGEYAQGIMKALRDEEIGHPILAYAQLDDGAVHNMRYWTWISRTGTEWPYENEFRVGSLLEHAGYCLTLLTAFFGPVKEVQAYTRCLVPNKINKDRIEDLGPDYSEACLEFRSGMVARLTIGSVAPHNHSLMIVGDEGVITTDDLYWNVQQKVYIQKRITSDSKNRENSHVYLTEKKEYEFERPEDFKFRSQDEVNVDWAKGVAELADAILHKRKCRLDMSHALHVMEIIDVLENARSFSGPQKIRTVFDPIEPADWIKEEKLLKGLTA
- a CDS encoding peptidoglycan-binding protein translates to MNLKKIKSLISDIPKKISNYKNKYPSKYKYIIISCSGAAALALTAAIAFTLPTSSSKFVATGKQESTASVPNKTTPQKYSKTTSESTVLNKTSRGSNPMNPLQGDIIKLGVKDSTVTVIQKKLMELDYLEIDEPTEEFGEPVKFAIELFQRKNKLPITGEVDAKTYELLLSEDAKEYTVYLGAEGTDVQQLQERLYELGYINKATGYFGTDTDTAVKEFQKRNGLYDDGNVGKQTREILYSAKAVPMSFYLGDENSEILQYKQRLYELGYLTAKPNGKYDDDTVLAVKRFQENNGLISDGFIGPVTKDLLMSADATENALDIGDSGEDVTKVQTYLKKLGYLKGVTGYFGSDTHNAVLNFQSRNGLGQDGKVGSQTIAKLLSPNARKWTGSSGSSSSGNNSEGSSNSGGGTNSGGNSGGSYVSPSVERLISVAKSKLGSRYVYGAKGPNTFDCSGFVYWVLKNSGVKQSYMTSGGWAGNGRYRRISSMSSIKRGDIITYNGHVGIALGGNQMIDASSSQGRVRITNITSSYWTRNFICAFRIF
- a CDS encoding RloB family protein, translating into MLSITSRKPPFNVQNPYREVRPTTSKIIFLSFEGSVTEEEYFEIVSKIFDKIKTKIQFISVAEDAVNTNYKFRTPEQKLLLSKSRPKQLLERIEQFKAEKEEIYQFSKYPEDEFWIVTDVDNNTSSIWINEWNDTIKKCDEKRYGYAISNPFFEIWLLLHHLEATEEDKSFAVTDNQPYKPTSHFRNRLRRDAKAPMKKDKHISSKHYNELKIRQAIERARTLHINCNDKWPKYFATTVYILLEKIIDMIPE
- a CDS encoding AAA family ATPase; translated protein: MLLKYIVSNYKSIGHPVEFSMLPVQSINDDRFLKTIKTKAGDWRVLRRGGFFGPNASGKTTFIESLKFAKDFIVEGQKSGKSTGIDQFRGNFEDLKNISTFQFVFYLNEEVYEYGFTLDRRQVYEEWLMVLTEKDFAPLFTRVTELNGKTEIDIGPQFAHKDLKERKLAEALKEGIQENQKNQLFLYKLHDNGIKKAEEIVKWFKGLQIIFPHTKIQGLPIRMKEDIDFRSFISDNLKKLDTGVFNISVVSDEIDFPELSEKLDLPKKIIEDIEEIKNGIVNLNGKYFIFSENKNKRTVFLQIKFEHLLNGSTVKFDIDEESDGTKRLLDLLPILFAMDRKSTMIYFVDEIDRSLHTKLSQHLLNEFICNCQETYNQIVFTAHDVNLINLNDFRQEEIWFIQKNEFGESHLKPFSDFEIKQGQDYLKGYLNGRFGAVPMIRRDC
- a CDS encoding NAD(P)-dependent alcohol dehydrogenase, yielding MKNRAAYMTGINKIEIRDIEVPKLREKDVLVKLEYVGICGSDVHYLEHGKIGDFIVNGDFILGHECAGTVVEIGSGVQNLQVGDKVALEPGITCGQCEFCKSGRYNLCPDVEFLATPPYHGSLMNYIAFPENMCFKLPENITTKEGALVEPLAVGMHAANQGEVKLGSSVVILGAGTIGLVTLLACKANGATDITVVDVIPKRLEYAKKLGATNTINAAETDVFAEIDKLTNKKGVDIVIETAGSARTISQTPYMIKNGGTIVLVGLAPQDIIEFNFAKIMAKEATIKSVFRYKNIYPTAIKAISKGIIDITGIVTHEFDFDDVANAFDYVINNKQDVVKAVIKID
- a CDS encoding sugar ABC transporter substrate-binding protein — translated: MKKKLISVLSMSLAITFLAACGTGANKTSDSTSSGGDGGSKSYKVAYIARAQSDSFAAWLANAVKDEAKKYPDIKLDVFDGQANDDTENSMIENAITNKYDLVIVQPNNGEAQRPYVEKVVKAGIHAITTNARISGIEGASSVDANPYEQAAVNARAALEQIPQNAKVVVLDGPSGNFHADERRKSWQKEFFEKRPDVKIVGEQIANWNKDEAMKYMEDWIQSNDKIDAVISMNDNMAAGALEVVKDNPKFKNMLAYGVDGTAEALLLIQEGRMTSTCMQSAYDLATKLLDTSNKLLTGAEKQIDTDIGNPLVNKDNVQEYIEILKKSGAIK